From the Fusarium musae strain F31 chromosome 11, whole genome shotgun sequence genome, one window contains:
- a CDS encoding hypothetical protein (SMCOG1092:hypothetical protein~antiSMASH:Cluster_11.2), giving the protein MMNLGSDGLRKRVAIVGAGPLGLIATKNFVEEGFEVTTFERNEYVGGLWHITSDTTQTCVLPGTITNTSKLTGVMTDFPMPESYPMYPTGEQIEGYFQSYAKEFKLIHHIKFGTKVVGVSRDETSKMWRISYRSSSKPDAGIQEDTFERLILATGSFSKPSIPHVKGIEGFKGEVLHSQAFKNPAKYKGKNVLVVGLGSTAADSISGFHRVGANKLIVSHRQKVLILPRITKDNKVLEFTLSFRLLQLIFFLQEVNAWLMSIIFFSELKKIQQDNFPGLSSHPAFTDGRKMPGPKHMIPTVSDDLAGYFLSGRLRSAPGIAEINGPKSVKFVDGSEATDIDLILFCTGLSPDLASFIPKDYDPYNVDLSPSSFAKLQPHYTADRRVARLYRGFMSIQCPHQLAFLGTTLAKRPAWQLYDLMTMALAQLWGDKYPMPSPAEMNKDADAFIDNIVKLSKGGDVKFTGVIGHREFDKWLNDVAGTGLYDHLGNWTNARCWKLWWKDRELYNKLMTGILSAHVLRLFDTGRGRKPWAGARQAIMEANDAADNFGKNKA; this is encoded by the exons ATGATGAACCTTGGCTCTGATGGCTTGCGAAAGAGGGTCGCGATCGTGGGTGCTGGTCCATTGGGTTTGATCGCGACTAAGAACTTTGTTGAAGAGGGCTTTGAAGTTACCACTTTTGAGCGGAATGAGTATGTTGGCGGTTTGTGGCATATCACGTCTGATACTACACAGACTTGTGTATTACCTGGGACAATTACCAACACATCAAAGCTCACG GGCGTCATGACCGACTTCCCCATGCCAGAAT CATATCCCATGTATCCAACCGGCGAGCAGATTGAAGGGTACTTCCAATCATACGCCAAAGAGTTCAAGCTCATCCATCACATCAAATTCGGCACAAAAGTCGTCGGTGTTTCGCGCGATGAAACCTCCAAGATGTGGCGCATTTCATATCGCTCCAGCAGCAAACCCGATGCTGGCATCCAAGAAGACACATTTGAACGATTGATCCTCGCCACGGGATCATTCAGCAAGCCATCGATTCCCCACGTCAAAGGCATTGAGGGTTTCAAGGGTGAAGTACTCCATTCCCAAGCCTTCAAGAACCCGGCCAAGTACAAGGGGAAGAATGTTCTCgtcgttggtcttggaagCACAGCTGCAGATTCCATTTCTGGCTTTCACAGAGTGGGCGCGAATAAACTCATCGTGTCGCATCGACAAAAGGTTCTCATTTTACCTCGCATcaccaaggacaacaaggtCTTGGAGTTTACGCTCTCATTTCGCTTGCTTCAATtgatcttctttcttcaagaagtgAATGCGTGGCTCAtgtccatcatcttcttcagcgagttgaagaagattcAACAAGACAACTTTCCAGGCCTGTCGTCGCATCCCGCTTTTACAGATGGGCGCAAGATGCCTGGGCCGAAACACATGATACCGACTGTCAGCGATGACTTGGCTGGTTATTTCTTGAGCGGAAG ACTACGAAGTGCTCCGGGCATTGCAGAGATCAATGGCCCCAAGTCGGTCAAGTTCGTTGACGGCAGTGAAGCCACCGACATTGATCTGATACTCTTTTGCACTGGGCTATCGCCTGACTTGGCTTCATTCATCCCCAAAGACTACGACCCCTACAACGTAGATCTATCGCCCAGCTCatttgccaagcttcagcctcaCTACACAGCTGACAGACGTGTCGCTCGCCTATACCGAGGCTTCATGTCAATCCAGTGTCCTCACCAGTTAGCTTTCCTGGGAACAACACTGGCGAAGCGACCAGCCTGGCAGCTCTACGACTTGATGACCATGGCACTAGCTCAGCTCTGGGGAGATAAGTATCCAATGCCCTCTCCCGCAGAGATGAACAAAGACGCCGACGCCTTTATTGACAATATCGTCAAGTTGAGCAAGGGCGGTGATGTCAAGTTCACTGGTGTCATTGGCCACAGGGAATTTGACAAGTGGTTGAATGATGTCGCAGGGACAGGTCTTTATGATCATTTGGGAAATTGGACTAACGCGAGGTGCTGGAAGCTTTGGTGGAAGGATAGAGAATTGTATAATAAGCTGATGACTGGGATTCTGTCAGCTCATGTTTTGAGATTGTTTGACACTGGGCGGGGGAGGAAACCGTGGGCTGGTGCGAGGCAGGCTATCATGGAGGCGAATGATGCTGCCGACAACTTTGGTAAGAACAAGGCTTGA
- a CDS encoding hypothetical protein (antiSMASH:Cluster_11.2) — translation MDLSAPSGYESYSNRLDPHDEFDNEYVEKSPRPVSDTQRLLKQRRAPQTKGASIYDTTRLALRVLILLIDLSILSLLIHGVTVWKTTHNSVDRNEDGWVRTRWASIKMLSTWLMLAIAAFASFIQIVALATRLSFFRSMRDGLIHTSTLLASSGVVIAGWIAATVYFIVDKEVLQNNHWDLWSWSCRNSSRQSYIPWAGLCTELSYTFIAGLVVIVLEIISLVLFIIALRGINILGKYNRANLG, via the exons ATGGATCTCAGTGCACCTTCTGGTTATGAGTCTTACTCTAACCGGCTCGACCCTCACGATGAATTCGACAATGAATATGTTGAAAAGAGTCCTCGTCCTGTTTCTGATACACAGAGACTTCTGAAGCAGCGCCGTGCGCCGCAGACCAAGGGCGCGAGTATCTATGACACCACCAGGCTGGCCCTGCGTGTTCTCATTCTTCTGATTGATCTCAGCATTCTGAGCCTGCTCATCCATGGAGTTACGGTCTGGAAGACAACGCATAACTCTGTGGATAGGAATGAGGATGGCTGGGTTAGAACCCGTTGGGCTTCGATCAAGATGCTCTCGACGTGGTTGATGCTAGCTATCGCGGCCTTTGCATCCTTTATTCAGATTGTGGCTTTAGCGACGCGTCTCAGCTTT TTTCGCTCTATGCGCGACGGTTTGATCCATACCAGCACCCTCCTCGCAAGCTCTGGTGTTGTCATCGCAGGTTGGATCGCCGCAACTGTTTACTTCATCGTCGATAAGGAAGTCCTTCAAAATAACCACTGGGACCTCTGGTCTTGGTCATGCCGGAACAGCTCACGACAGAGCTATATTCCCTGGGCTGGCCTATGTACGGAGCTG TCTTATACCTTTATTGCCGGCCTTGTTGTTATAGTATTGGAGATTATTAGCTTGGTTCTGTTCATTATTGCATTACGAGGGATCAACATCCTGGGAAAGTATAACAGAGCTAACTTGGGTTAG
- a CDS encoding hypothetical protein (EggNog:ENOG41~antiSMASH:Cluster_11.2), with the protein MQFLSILLLAGSALAAPRAAQSSSIHTRGDSIDDMLPPIVPINTRSGDRDLISKIITAPTQAERVKLLNQPGDFVFDFKAATGAGEATGKGGRSVSATALTMPALIGNGASMTVAFLGPCGMNTAHVHNRATELNIIVKGRLVTNFVVENGAKPIANTMDTFQMSVFPQGAIHQEFNPDCEDAVFVAAFDNADPGVNQVAQNFFALNGDVVQATLGGVQTIDGKDIESFRAHIPANIALGIDACLNKCGIKRNAKRDLSELLN; encoded by the coding sequence ATGCAATTCTTAtctatccttcttctcgctgGCTCTGCCCTCGCCGCTCCTCGGGCTGCCCAGTCATCTTCTATTCATACTCGAGGTGACAGCATCGATGACATGCTCCCTCCCATCGTACCCATCAACACACGCAGTGGAGACCGAGAcctcatctccaagatcatcactGCCCCAACCCAAGCCGAGCGcgtcaagctcctcaaccaACCTGGCGATTTCGTCTTTGACTTCAAGGCCGCCACCGGAGCCGGAGAAGCTACTGGCAAAGGCGGCAGGTCCGTGTCAGCTACGGCCCTCACCATGCCCGCTCTGATCGGAAACGGCGCCTCCATGACAGTCGCCTTCCTCGGACCCTGTGGCATGAACACAGCTCACGTCCACAACCGAGCAACAGAGCTCAACATCATCGTTAAAGGCCGTCTCGTCACAAACTTCGTAGTCGAGAACGGTGCCAAGCCTATCGCCAACACGATGGATACATTCCAGATGTCCGTGTTTCCCCAGGGCGCTATTCATCAAGAATTCAACCCTGATTGCGAAGATGCTGTGTTTGTCGCTGCTTTCGACAACGCTGATCCTGGTGTGAACCAGGTTGCTCAGAACTTCTTTGCTCTTAACGGGGATGTTGTGCAGGCTACTCTCGGTGGTGTGCAGACTATTGATGGAAAGGATATTGAGTCTTTCCGTGCTCATATTCCTGCGAACATTGCTCTTGGTATTGATGCTTGCCTCAACAAGTGCGGTATCAAGAGGAACGCTAAGCGAGATCTTAGCGAGCTTCTGAACTAG
- a CDS encoding hypothetical protein (SMCOG1055:pyruvate oxidase/decarboxylase~antiSMASH:Cluster_11.2), whose amino-acid sequence MADSRIGVYREIAEKFTVAQLDLAETTAEEVPAQIDRVLSQALHHSRPVYIEMPSDVVETEILSDKLDDPIDPNPNTVRNLDAGKMAQSLLQKLYSAKRPLILVDRAEGAETVRQQINEFVQKSGIPTMSLPSGASMVDSSLPNYFGVYSGSIGTVDLTSEVKSADLILAFGCQFSDTQTLGWEVLPERNVMTLIGRNHIEDEPVNVQHVLKKMFQELDNTRLPLQDTSSWGDFRNQPQFEVYPKAYIIQDEFYIHLNKHLQPNDTVILGNATPIIGGRDLVLPPSSQLIASGMWFSIGHMLPAALGVSQAKAVMKSRGRTILLDGDGSFQMTAQELSTIIHQRANVIIFIINNSGYTYERYIHGMNEAYNDVASWNYSAAPLLFGDAPANYPIQSCKVRNMEELDEILNSEGFIKGKGLTLVDVEMDMYDISEKAKVLFELAGKQL is encoded by the coding sequence ATGGCGGACTCCAGAATTGGGGTCTATCGCGAGATTGCGGAGAAGTTTACTGTTGCgcagcttgatcttgctgaGACGACGGCGGAGGAGGTGCCGGCTCAGATTGACAGGGTTCTGTCCCAGGCGCTACATCATAGCCGGCCGGTCTACATAGAGATGCCCTCAGATGTTGTAGAGACGGAAATATTGTCAGACAAGCTGGATGATCCGATAGATCCGAACCCCAACACGGTTCGAAACCTTGACGCTGGCAAAATGGCACAGAGTCTCCTGCAGAAGCTCTATTCAGCGAAGCGACCTCTTATTCTAGTTGATCGAGCTGAAGGTGCAGAAACCGTCAGGCAACAAATCAACGAATTCGTTCAAAAGTCAGGCATTCCTACAATGTCTTTGCCATCAGGAGCCAGCATGGTGGACAGTTCGCTGCCCAACTACTTCGGCGTTTACTCAGGCTCTATCGGAACGGTTGACCTGACGTCAGAAGTCAAGTCAGCGGACCTTATATTGGCCTTTGGATGCCAATTCTCTGATACGCAAACCCTGGGTTGGGAGGTGTTACCAGAACGAAACGTCATGACTCTCATTGGGAGGAACCATATCGAGGATGAGCCAGTCAACGTCCAACATGTTCTCAAGAAGATGTTTCAGGAGCTTGACAATACCCGGCTGCCACTCCAAGATACATCCTCATGGGGAGACTTTCGAAACCAACCGCAGTTCGAGGTGTATCCGAAGGCTTATATCATCCAAGATGAGTTCTATATCCACCTGAACAAACACCTACAGCCCAACGACACAGTCATCCTCGGCAACGCGACACCAATCATAGGAGGCCGCGACTTGGTCCTcccgccatcttctcagctGATCGCATCAGGAATGTGGTTCTCAATCGGTCACATGCTCCCGGCCGCTCTTGGAGTCTCGCAAGCAAAGGCAGTCATGAAGTCAAGAGGTCGCACGATTCTTCTTGACGGTGATGGGAGCTTCCAGATGACGGCTCAAGAACTCAGCACTATTATTCACCAGCGTGCTAACgtgattatatttattatcaACAACAGCGGCTACACGTATGAGAGGTATATCCATGGAATGAATGAAGCGTATAACGATGTGGCGTCGTGGAACTATAGTGCTGCCCCGCTGTTATTTGGGGACGCGCCAGCGAATTATCCTATTCAATCTTGTAAAGTGAGGAATATGGAAGAATTGGATGAGATTCTTAACTCTGAGGGTttcatcaagggcaagggtctgacccttgttgatgttgagatggatATGTATGATATCTCGGAAAAAGCCAAGGTTTTATTTGAGTTGGCTGGAAAGCAGCTGTGA
- a CDS encoding hypothetical protein (antiSMASH:Cluster_11.2) produces the protein MRPLPIALALAATAVSADVQIVWKHAKASTQTALSVYDGSTLLAQSCSSFISDAPSSIDFTDVDENGFGNFTVGAKRYLVHSKAKYSGGPICTKKFSAQATVVECSGLDWKPNKAKIEDNCHDKDEAKGALRLLSSKGSASGFAKREANPINDPPACSVLTRTSLVGDGNPHQNYFHKQLSEVVNCGTAQSCSVGNSQSVSYTIGWTATLTPVSWISGGFSVSESWNTGNTYTCTGSAGEDVCVWYNTAHTAYTVQNKERDSCAVGGGWDSTGDPFVMYSPNESNRGGGYYCVIGTCRAQGDNYWDYSGRAGGP, from the exons ATGCGTCCACTTCCCATTGCGTTGGCACTAGCAGCAACCGCTGTAAGTGCAGATGTACAGATCGTTTGGAAACACGCCAAAGCATCCACTCAAACCGCACTTAGCGTATACGACGGCTCAACCCTGCTGGCCCAAAGCTGCTCAAGTTTCATCTCTGACGCCCCCAGCAGCATTGACTTTACAGATGTCGATGAGAACGGCTTTGGGAACTTTACCGTCGGCGCTAAAAGGTACCTCGTCCACTCCAAGGCAAAGTACTCGGGAGGCCCTATCTGCACCAAGAAGTTTAGCGCTCAAGCAACCGTTGTTGAGTGTTCTGGACTTGACTGGAAGCCCAACAAGGCAAAGATCGAGGACAACTGCCATGACAAGGATGAGGCTAAGGGTGCTCTCCGGCTCTTGAGCTCCAAGGGTTCGGCATCGGGCTTTGCAAAGCGCGAGGCTAATCCTATCAACGATCCCCCGGCTTGCTCAGTCTTGACTAGGACGTCCCTAGTTGGCGATG GCAACCCCCACCAGAATTATTTCCACAAGCAGCTTTCG GAAGTTGTAAACTGTGGAACCGCACAGTCCTGCAGCGTTGGAAACTCCCAGTCCGTCTCGTATACCATCGGCTGGACCGCTACCCTCACCCCAGTGAGCTGGATCAGCGGTGGGTTCTCGGTCTCCGAGAGCTGGAACACTGGAAACACCTACACCTGCACCGGTAGCGCTGGCGAGGATGTTTGCGTCTGGTACAACACCGCCCACACTGCCT ATACCGTGCAGAACAAGGAGCGAGACTCTTGTGCCGTTGGTGGAGGCTGGGACTCGACTGGCGATCCGTTTGTCATGTACTCACCAAACGAGTCTAACCGAGGCGGCGGTTACTACTGCGTCATCGGGACATGCAGGGCCCAGGGCGACAACTACTGGGATTACAGCGGCCGCGCGGGTGGTCCTTAG
- a CDS encoding hypothetical protein (SMCOG1034:cytochrome P450~antiSMASH:Cluster_11.3), whose protein sequence is MIRDLQGVIGYVFYYAFFHPLAKYPGPFWGKFTGLRAAYHAWIGDVHIDMWKCHEKYDVYGHNKNVRKSLAYLAMVHKTPSTFTLMDRHEHAWKKRILSQKLSDSAIRSFEPKITGMIDRFCQYVCPPASTGKENTVSKPFNMSEMCDYLFFDLVTSIVFGENFDLIRSPWYRHIPPALARSNERISVIVQWPYVVWRRMDKVLFRNSVAGRKDFLRFAHNLVTERVQRGSGDDVLSGLLDAADPTTGNKLTQDEIVAESILMLVAGSDTSSTLLASLFFYLTRNPDKKDRLTREVRSKFSTREEICLGPALNSCRFLYACIMECLRLTPPVAAAPFREVLKGGMIVDGHYVPEGTNVGTGLFSIQHNQEYFYSPFEFIPERWLSEGKNAGPHNPDAHVPFSIGPRVCLGRALAHAELSLAMAIICWKMDFNVVESMKDIGAGNENAEYGRHRPGEFQLYDHITCARNGPMVEFRERSF, encoded by the exons ATGATTCGCGACCTCCAAGGC GTAATTGGCTATGTCTTCTACTACGCCTTCTTCCATCCTCTGGCCAAGTACCCCGGCCCCTTCTGGGGAAAGTTTACAGGACTCCGTGCAGCTTACCACGCCTGGATTGGGGATGTACATATTGATATGTGGAAATGCCACGAGAAATATG ATGTCTACGGACATAACAAGAACGTGCGCAAGAGCCTTGCTTATCTGGCCATGGTCCACAAAACTCCTAGCACCTTCACCCTGATGGATCGGCACGAGCATGCATGGAAAAAGCGGATCTTGAGCCAGAAGCTATCGGATTCAGCCATCCGATCCTTCGAGCCCAAGATCACGGGCATGATTGATCGCTTCTGCCAATACGTCTGTCCCCCCGCTAGCACGGGCAAAGAAAACACCGTGTCGAAGCCCTTCAACATGTCAGAAATGT GCGATTATCTTTTCTTTGACCTTGTTACCTCCATTGTCTTTGGTGAGAACTTCGACTTGATTCGAAGTCCGTGGTACCGTCATATCCCGCCTGCGCTTGCTCGTTCAAATGAGCGTATTAGCGTAATTGTGCAGTGGCCGTATGTTGTGTGGCGGCGTATGGACAAGGTTCTCTTCCGCAACTCCGTGGCTGGACGAAAGGACTTTTTGCGATTTGCTCACAACTTGGTCACCGAGAGAGTGCAGCGTGGGTCTGGAGATGATGTCTTGTCTGGCTTACTGGATGCTGCAGACCCAACTACAGGAAACAAACTGACCCAAGATGAAATCGTTGCTGAGAGCATTCTGATGCTCGTAGCTG GCTCTGACACTTCATCAACCCTCTTGGCGTCTCTGTTCTTCTATCTTACTAGAAACCCCGACAAGAAGGATCGTTTGACCCGTGAAGTCCGCTCCAAATTTTCAACCCGAGAAGAGATCTGTCTCGGTCCAGCCCTCAACTCTTGTCGCTTCCTCTACGCGTGTATCATGGAATGCTTACGTCTAACGCCCCCAGTTGCAGCAGCACCGTTCCGTGAAGTCCTCAAGGGCGGCATGATCGTCGACGGTCACTACGTTCCTGAAGGCACCAACGTTGGAACTGGACTTTTCAGTATCCAACACAACCAGGAGTACTTCTATAGCCCTTTTGAGTTTATTCCTGAGAGATGGCTGTCAGAAGGAAAGAATGCTGGTCCTCACAACCCGGACGCTCATGTTCCTTTCTCCATCGGTCCTCGTGTCTGTCTTGGAAGGGCACTTGCTCACGCTGAACTTAGCCTTGCCATGGCTATCATCTGCTGGAAGATGGACTTCAACGTGGTTGAAAGCATGAAGGACATTGGAGCCGGCAACGAGAATGCCGAGTACGGTAGACACAGGCCAGGAGAGTTCCAGCTGTATGACCATATTACATGTGCACGAAATGGACCAATGGTTGAGTTTAGAGAGAGGTCATTCTGA